In Macrobrachium rosenbergii isolate ZJJX-2024 chromosome 48, ASM4041242v1, whole genome shotgun sequence, one DNA window encodes the following:
- the LOC136831027 gene encoding protein FAM200B-like: MAEANSDDNEELSATPVTPRKRKAPSKAGPHRQQRYRKEWEADSAFKPWLQDVSNDPLKAKCRVCNVVMVAELTCKREETFPILKKCSLPTEQASIAKFFQKPQCSILQNQIARAEIKLAGFLSEHNIAFNVTEHLTDLLKDIFPDSIIVQSISLKRTKATAVVTNVIGESHKKALAKKLQECKFSVMCDESTDIGSVKTSCVVVRFFYVDSLPVESKFWELYDVYNADDPESVERGAIGKSLYEGMMKTFKDHNVPIKNMIGFGADGCSVMMGVNNSVSSHFRSDCPGLTVMKSNVKVSTSNFNHSVISNHKVLHPSQTRWLSLVAVVQRLLEQWEALKLFFSEKLLATELIISSLHDPFMKVYFMFLDWVLPKFTEFNKFFQSDKAVITVLHDKVSMLFRDLLSSMDRTYVMKTDLSTVNPERHDRHLSDSQMYLGVKVMQGLNNPSIQEKKAQQQEFFQRCRSFLVVACTEIKKRYNFNYGVLSKLNCLCPKNALSSEFRERIPSLFPLASELPLIVPPDDHSLLQKLDDRWRMFSILQHELKHLVNESPDKFWGVVSQKESSFSDLANFALTALCLPHSIAECERVFSQVNLFKTKQRNRLKTRTVNGALLSASCIKGSGGSCVYFTPANDMFSRINNHAQLFQNIREHEFDLEEDS; the protein is encoded by the exons ATGGCTGAGGCAAACAGTGATGATAATGAGGAATTATCAGCAACCCCAGTTACCCCAcgaaaaagaaag GCTCCATCAAAAGCGGGACCACATCGCCAGCAACGCTATAGGAAAGAGTGGGAAGCTGATTCAGCTTTCAAGCCATGGTTACAAGATGTCTCTAATGATCCTCTGAAAGCCAAGTGCCGGGTTTGCAATGTAGTTATGGTTGCAGAGTTAACATGCAAAAGGGAAGAAACATTCCCCATATTGAAAAAATGTAGCCTACCAACTGAGCAGGCTTCGATTGCAAAGTTCTTTCAGAAACCCCAGTGTAGtatattacaaaatcaaataGCTAGAGCTGAGATTAAACTTGCTGGATTTCTTTCAGAGCACAATATTGCATTTAATGTAACAGAACACTTAACTGATctcttaaaagatattttcccTGACTCCATAATTGTACAGTCAATTTCTTTAAAGAGAACTAAAGCTACAGCTGTCGTTACCAATGTCATAGGTGAATCACATAAAAAGGCCCTTGCCAAGAAATTGCAGGAATGTAAGTTCAGTGTAATGTGTGACGAATCAACTGATATTGGTTCTGTTAAAACATCTTGTGTGgttgttagatttttttatgtagattcaTTACCAGTGGAGAGTAAGTTTTGGGAACTTTACGACGTATACAATGCTGATGACCCAGAAAGTGTTGAGAGAGGTGCCATTGGCAAGAGTTTGTATGAAGGAATGATGAAAACATTTAAAGATCATAATGTGCCCATTAAGAATATGATAGGCTTTGGTGCTGATGGTTGTAGCGTGATGATGGGCGTGAATAATTCAGTTTCAAGTCACTTTCGAAGTGACTGCCCAGGTCTCACGGTGATGAAGT CAAACGTCAAAGTGAGTACAAGCAATTTCAATCATTCTGTGATCTCAAACCACAAAGTTCTCCATCCTTCCCAAACTAGATGGTTATCTTTAGTTGCCGTGGTTCAAAGGCTATTGGAACAGTGGGAGGCACTGAAGCTATTTTTCTCGGAGAAACTATTAGCAACAGAGTTGATTATCAGCTCCCTTCATGATCCTTTCATGAAGGTATATTTCATGTTCCTTGACTGGGTTCTTCCAAAGTTTACTGAGTTCAACAAATTTTTCCAGTCAGATAAAGCAGTAATAACAGTTCTCCATGATAAAGTGTCCATGCTATTCAGAGACCTTCTCTCATCTATGGACAGGACCTATGTAATGAAAACTGATCTAAGTACTGTAAATCCTGAAAGACATGACAGGCATCTTAGTGACAGCCAAATGTACCTCGGAGTTAAAGTTATGCAGGGATTAAATAACCCTTCCATACAGGAAAAGAAAGCTCAACAGCAGGAGTTTTTTCAGAGGTGCAGAAGTTTCCTTGTAGTGGCATGCACAGAAATAAAGAAGAGGTATAATTTCAATTATGGTGTCCTGTCAAAGTTAAACTGTCTCTGTCCAAAAAATGCTCTCTCATCAGAATTCAGAGAAAGAATCCCTTCCTTATTCCCTCTTGCATCTGAACTTCCTCTGATTGTACCCCCAGATGACCACTCACTACTTCAAAAGCTGGATGACCGATGGAGAATGTTTTCCATATTGCAACATGAACTTAAACATCTCGTTAATGAGTCACCTGATAAGTTCTGGGGAGTAGTGTCCCAAAAAGAGTCTAGTTTTTCAGACCTAGCCAATTTTGCTCTAACTGCTCTTTGCTTGCCGCACTCTATTGCTGAATGCGAACGAGTGTTCAGTCAAGTTAACCTCtttaaaactaaacaaagaaacagaTTGAAAACAAGGACAGTTAATGGGGCTCTACTCTCTGCTAGTTGCATCAAAGGTTCAGGAGGGTCATGTGTTTATTTTACTCCTGCAAATGATATGTTTTCCAGAATAAATAATCATGCACAGTTATTCCAGAACATCAGAGAacatgaatttgatttggaagaagATTCTTAA